From Pseudobdellovibrio exovorus JSS, a single genomic window includes:
- the dnaX gene encoding DNA polymerase III subunit gamma/tau: MSYQVIARKYRPQSFDQMVGQNHITQTISNALKHNRLPHALLFTGLRGTGKTSSARILAKILRCTNPQNFTPCNTCQSCQEISAGRAVDVIEIDGASNNGVDAIRDLRDNVMFAPSSGKYKVFIIDEVHMLSTSAFNALLKTLEEPPAHVIFILATTEVHKIPQTILSRCQRFDFRRIPLKQIAEYLKKICELENIQADAAALWLIAKQGDGSMRDSLSLLDQVISFTNGQLTESEVGTVLGLTSRTLVYEVFDHLLHRQPRELVDSLEKLSTSGQNPSLFFEDLAKLLRHSLLLKADANATDLIDLPEDEIQLLIGKVQPISDSDLHLLFDMVIKASQDLNRASDQQIVFEMALLRMSQAPRIMDLQTLLGQAPSAGANRPKPSEVAAPQPTKPAASTPNSVAAPTTAKPVQPAVKAPPQDLTAETWLELVQNIKSQDAFFAAKIENLLFLGCKQLKITLQAPQNLPFLATQMQSSEMQQKLQGFIDSALGQGYTFEVLKSSANTTADSAHTLATKKLAQAEEELLARLQSDPRVQKAKEVFKSEIKIVKKGHH; encoded by the coding sequence TTGTCTTATCAAGTGATTGCCAGAAAATATCGCCCGCAATCCTTCGACCAAATGGTCGGACAAAATCATATCACGCAAACCATCAGCAATGCCTTAAAACACAATCGCCTGCCACATGCTTTGCTTTTTACAGGCTTGCGTGGAACAGGTAAGACATCTTCAGCGCGCATCTTAGCTAAGATCTTGCGCTGTACAAATCCACAGAATTTTACTCCATGTAACACATGTCAAAGCTGCCAAGAGATTTCAGCTGGCCGCGCCGTTGACGTTATCGAAATCGACGGAGCTTCCAACAATGGTGTCGATGCTATCCGTGATTTACGCGATAACGTGATGTTTGCTCCGTCTTCAGGAAAATACAAAGTCTTCATTATAGATGAAGTGCACATGCTTTCTACCAGCGCTTTCAATGCTTTACTTAAAACATTAGAAGAGCCGCCTGCACACGTGATTTTTATTTTAGCGACAACAGAAGTGCACAAGATTCCACAGACGATTTTGTCTCGTTGTCAGCGCTTCGATTTCCGTCGTATTCCTTTAAAACAAATTGCTGAATATCTAAAAAAGATTTGCGAATTAGAAAATATCCAAGCTGATGCGGCGGCCCTGTGGCTGATTGCCAAACAAGGTGATGGTTCTATGCGTGACAGCTTAAGTCTGTTGGATCAGGTGATCAGCTTCACTAATGGTCAGCTGACTGAATCAGAAGTTGGCACTGTGCTGGGCCTCACCTCGCGCACATTGGTCTACGAAGTTTTTGATCATCTTTTGCATCGCCAACCGCGCGAGTTGGTGGACTCGTTGGAAAAGCTCAGCACCTCTGGACAAAATCCAAGTTTGTTCTTTGAAGATTTGGCTAAGCTTTTACGTCACAGTTTGTTGTTAAAAGCGGATGCGAATGCCACTGATTTAATTGATCTGCCTGAAGATGAGATTCAACTTCTGATCGGAAAAGTTCAGCCGATCAGCGACTCTGATTTACATTTACTTTTTGATATGGTGATCAAGGCTTCGCAGGATTTAAACCGCGCCTCTGATCAACAGATCGTATTCGAGATGGCACTTTTACGTATGTCGCAAGCCCCTCGTATTATGGACCTGCAGACATTACTCGGCCAAGCCCCGTCCGCGGGAGCGAATCGCCCAAAGCCCTCTGAGGTTGCGGCTCCTCAGCCAACAAAGCCCGCTGCATCTACTCCAAATTCCGTTGCAGCGCCAACCACCGCAAAACCTGTGCAACCAGCAGTGAAAGCTCCGCCTCAGGATTTAACAGCGGAAACCTGGCTGGAACTGGTACAAAACATAAAATCTCAGGATGCTTTTTTTGCGGCAAAAATTGAAAATCTTTTATTCCTTGGTTGTAAGCAACTTAAAATCACCTTACAAGCTCCGCAAAATTTACCTTTTTTAGCCACTCAGATGCAATCCAGTGAGATGCAGCAAAAGCTTCAAGGATTTATTGATTCAGCTCTGGGGCAGGGTTACACTTTCGAAGTGCTGAAAAGCAGTGCGAACACAACCGCTGACAGTGCTCATACACTGGCAACGAAGAAGCTAGCGCAAGCAGAAGAAGAACTTCTAGCTCGCTTGCAAAGTGACCCGCGCGTGCAGAAAGCAAAAGAAGTTTTTAAAAGCGAAATTAAAATTGTCAAAAAGGGTCATCACTGA
- a CDS encoding serine/threonine protein kinase: protein MQTDSQNFYQLDPNLILATAEQNNFFVTGELIQLNSYENRVFDIKLENEMSLNKNSASSNSISHNSVINNSIIAKYYRPNRWSRETILDEHRFIQELKSEGIEVASTYTLKNNSSVDMVDGIYYSFFEKVRGRMVQELTPSHFKKLGRWLARLHNVGSQKIAEHRSFIGPSNDGKWDQLDQLLSRVAPEVVGRYEAAAVRIFEELDERLAQLSDQDFIRLHGDLHRGNILEDSTGDFVVVDFDDMINGPAVQDFWMLMPSTEIDSPEFQGLIDSYSELREFPYEQLSLIPLLRGYRIITYAMWIMNRWSDPSFPRLFPEYGSYLYWAEETESLEKLK from the coding sequence GTGCAAACAGATTCACAGAACTTCTATCAACTTGATCCCAATCTGATTTTGGCCACTGCCGAGCAGAACAACTTCTTCGTCACTGGCGAATTGATTCAGCTAAACTCGTACGAAAATCGCGTTTTCGATATCAAATTAGAAAATGAAATGTCCCTCAATAAGAATTCAGCTAGCAGCAACTCTATCAGTCACAACTCCGTTATAAATAACTCTATTATAGCGAAGTACTACCGACCCAATCGCTGGAGCCGCGAAACCATCTTAGATGAACATCGCTTTATTCAAGAGCTGAAATCCGAAGGGATCGAAGTTGCCAGCACCTACACGTTAAAGAACAACTCGTCTGTGGATATGGTCGATGGCATTTATTACAGCTTCTTCGAAAAAGTCAGAGGACGAATGGTGCAAGAACTCACCCCGAGTCATTTCAAAAAACTCGGGCGCTGGCTGGCACGACTGCACAACGTGGGCAGTCAGAAAATCGCCGAACATCGTAGTTTTATCGGCCCCAGCAATGACGGCAAGTGGGATCAGCTAGATCAGTTGTTATCACGAGTTGCTCCTGAAGTGGTGGGACGCTACGAGGCCGCAGCGGTGCGTATTTTTGAAGAATTAGACGAGCGCTTAGCTCAACTGTCTGATCAGGATTTCATTCGCCTGCATGGAGATTTGCATCGAGGCAACATCCTAGAAGACTCTACCGGAGACTTTGTCGTGGTGGATTTCGACGATATGATCAATGGCCCTGCCGTACAGGATTTCTGGATGCTGATGCCCAGCACAGAAATCGACAGCCCCGAATTCCAAGGGTTGATCGACAGCTATTCCGAATTACGCGAATTCCCCTATGAACAGCTCAGCCTGATTCCACTTCTGCGCGGTTACCGCATCATCACCTACGCCATGTGGATTATGAACCGCTGGAGCGACCCAAGCTTCCCACGCCTATTTCCTGAATATGGAAGTTATCTTTACTGGGCCGAAGAAACTGAAAGTTTAGAAAAGCTCAAATAA
- a CDS encoding TIGR02147 family protein — MQNTETQLNQKLENSNTSSALPTLSEYMDYRLYLADFYRAKKNMTRTSVRPYSYAIFSAAADIKSPNYLKMIIEGKRNLSLDMVAKFAKACSLNKAQSDELKLLVMFNQAEDPADRNYALKQLSEFRVEQKLKLGQLDRRVFEKVPNWIGWIIYAMVDQEGVSFETSQLKELLRGKASDSEINDALENLLKSGELVRDGAGKISKGKPSEAPEEIPAALVRKLQMQLMYLGLESLYQDSATEREFGSLTLSLTAKEFEDIKFKLRQMRKALHKDNSIARMSSKGERVYQLNLQLFPVSNASKKPN, encoded by the coding sequence GTGCAAAATACAGAAACGCAGTTAAATCAAAAGCTAGAAAATTCAAACACTTCGAGTGCATTGCCGACTTTGTCAGAGTATATGGATTACCGCCTGTATCTGGCGGATTTCTATCGTGCAAAGAAGAATATGACCCGCACTTCTGTGCGTCCTTACTCGTATGCGATTTTTTCTGCAGCGGCGGATATTAAGTCTCCGAACTATTTGAAAATGATCATCGAAGGAAAGCGCAATCTGTCGTTAGACATGGTGGCGAAGTTCGCAAAAGCGTGTTCGTTGAATAAAGCTCAAAGTGATGAATTAAAACTTTTAGTGATGTTCAATCAAGCGGAAGATCCTGCTGATCGCAACTATGCTTTGAAGCAGTTATCTGAATTCCGTGTTGAGCAAAAATTGAAACTGGGTCAGTTAGATCGCCGTGTATTTGAAAAAGTACCGAACTGGATCGGCTGGATTATTTACGCCATGGTTGATCAAGAGGGCGTGAGTTTTGAAACGTCTCAATTGAAAGAACTTTTACGCGGTAAAGCTTCTGATAGCGAGATCAACGATGCTTTGGAAAATCTGTTGAAATCTGGCGAGCTGGTACGTGATGGCGCTGGAAAAATCAGTAAAGGCAAACCAAGTGAAGCTCCAGAAGAAATTCCTGCGGCGTTGGTGCGTAAGTTACAAATGCAGTTGATGTACTTGGGTTTAGAGTCTTTGTATCAAGATAGTGCCACTGAGCGCGAGTTCGGTTCGTTGACATTATCCCTGACCGCAAAAGAGTTCGAAGATATTAAGTTTAAATTGCGACAAATGCGCAAAGCCTTGCATAAAGATAATTCGATTGCGCGTATGTCTTCAAAAGGTGAACGCGTGTATCAGTTGAACCTTCAATTGTTCCCTGTGAGCAACGCGTCTAAAAAGCCCAACTGA
- a CDS encoding DUF4423 domain-containing protein — protein MKLSKEQKDQIVTQVLQSSRLEESYLNLYEDEFYLVSDWYYLAILNLARLKSNQADTDWIAKRLNLTREMAEEALQRLIRMGFLKIENSRMVRLARPVSTTCDIPSVAIRNYHKQILDLAGHSLDNVPLEMREISAITIPTSGKNLAKVKSLLLRTRKKVATMMEDPNGAEVYTLAIQLFPLTKV, from the coding sequence CTGAAGCTCTCGAAAGAACAAAAAGATCAGATCGTCACACAGGTTTTACAAAGTTCGCGCTTAGAAGAGTCCTATTTGAATCTATACGAGGATGAGTTCTACTTGGTTTCTGATTGGTATTATTTAGCTATTTTGAATTTAGCACGCTTGAAATCGAATCAAGCCGATACGGACTGGATTGCAAAACGTTTAAATCTGACCCGCGAAATGGCGGAAGAGGCTTTACAGCGACTGATCCGCATGGGCTTTTTGAAAATTGAAAACTCACGTATGGTACGACTGGCGCGACCCGTGTCTACTACCTGTGATATCCCTTCTGTTGCTATTCGTAACTATCACAAACAGATCCTCGATCTTGCCGGCCACTCTTTAGATAATGTTCCCCTAGAAATGCGCGAGATCAGCGCTATCACCATTCCCACCAGCGGGAAAAATCTAGCCAAGGTCAAAAGCTTACTTCTGCGAACGCGTAAAAAAGTCGCGACCATGATGGAAGACCCCAATGGCGCTGAGGTCTACACCTTAGCTATTCAACTTTTCCCTCTAACTAAGGTCTAA
- a CDS encoding helix-turn-helix domain-containing protein yields MSQRTKEPLLTKEGQVLKTLRRKHKLTLKEVSQRTGLSDTMVSFIENGRTDLPKNNDTLDKLLRVYGGISRKYFYELVRDFKEDDNDLHYLGKVLGNLTPEDLKFVRQIVDVRLRGPKK; encoded by the coding sequence ATGAGCCAAAGAACAAAAGAGCCTCTTCTTACCAAAGAGGGGCAAGTGTTAAAAACTCTCCGTCGAAAACATAAACTGACTTTAAAGGAAGTGTCTCAAAGAACAGGACTATCGGACACGATGGTTTCCTTCATTGAGAACGGACGGACTGACCTTCCTAAAAACAACGACACTTTAGACAAGTTATTAAGGGTCTATGGGGGCATTTCAAGAAAGTATTTTTATGAACTCGTTCGAGACTTCAAAGAAGACGACAACGACCTTCACTACCTTGGTAAGGTGCTTGGAAACTTGACTCCTGAGGACCTCAAATTCGTCCGACAAATCGTAGACGTACGATTGAGGGGACCCAAAAAATGA
- a CDS encoding tyrosine-type recombinase/integrase, whose amino-acid sequence MSEEKTDKKPRNKKDPSLVENGIYQVGPNLYDVKVRKRIKEDPKGAGVQHTKAKRNVRFLTEARKIRNQFVHELELKEQEHLNGDYTWKEAKEKYFEERYKQVSQDQTLKEKIGDKTFSNQKVTVEKHTETWDSMRLSDFKQEFIRNDLAEKLRGYPKSTVKSILKHIRAVFEYHYNKQITPLTHNPCKGIHPWGADNREQVDDIPKMSMEEVSKLLTHTAATNSEWHSIFYCAYHTGMRSGELWAWKWEDIDADFKIIRLRRSYCFQSKKEKTPKNKHARSIPINKSLRRHLMNLKIQADSSYVLPHLPMWRDGKIAIVLRGFQKELKITETSFHSIRASHITHMLLKGISSQALQETVGHADYRTMARYVRDLDRERAIKNITDVLDDDIEAKIIPFNPKKEDVG is encoded by the coding sequence ATGAGCGAAGAAAAAACGGATAAAAAGCCAAGAAACAAAAAAGATCCGAGCCTTGTTGAAAATGGCATCTATCAAGTTGGTCCAAATCTCTACGATGTCAAAGTCAGGAAAAGAATCAAGGAGGACCCGAAGGGTGCAGGTGTTCAACACACAAAAGCAAAACGCAATGTACGCTTTTTGACTGAAGCCCGAAAAATCAGAAATCAGTTTGTCCACGAGTTGGAACTGAAAGAGCAAGAACACCTGAATGGCGACTACACTTGGAAAGAAGCAAAAGAAAAATATTTTGAAGAACGCTACAAGCAAGTAAGCCAAGACCAAACTCTTAAAGAAAAAATAGGCGACAAGACTTTTTCCAATCAAAAAGTGACCGTTGAGAAGCACACCGAGACTTGGGACTCAATGCGGCTGTCGGATTTCAAGCAAGAATTTATCCGAAATGACTTGGCAGAAAAATTAAGAGGCTATCCTAAATCAACGGTGAAAAGTATTTTGAAACACATTCGTGCAGTTTTTGAATATCACTACAACAAGCAAATAACTCCACTCACCCACAACCCATGCAAAGGAATTCATCCGTGGGGTGCCGACAATCGTGAACAGGTGGATGACATTCCTAAAATGAGCATGGAAGAAGTTTCAAAACTTCTTACTCATACAGCGGCAACTAACTCCGAATGGCACTCGATTTTTTACTGTGCCTATCATACGGGAATGCGTTCGGGGGAATTGTGGGCGTGGAAGTGGGAAGACATTGATGCAGACTTTAAAATCATTCGATTGAGAAGGTCCTACTGCTTTCAATCAAAAAAAGAAAAGACGCCGAAGAACAAACACGCCCGAAGTATTCCGATTAACAAATCATTGAGACGCCATCTTATGAATTTAAAAATTCAAGCAGACTCGTCCTATGTGTTGCCTCATTTGCCAATGTGGCGAGATGGGAAAATCGCAATAGTCTTAAGAGGATTTCAGAAAGAACTTAAAATTACGGAGACTTCTTTTCATTCTATCAGGGCTTCACACATTACGCATATGCTACTGAAAGGCATTTCATCTCAGGCGTTGCAGGAAACCGTCGGACACGCCGACTACCGAACGATGGCGAGATATGTGCGAGACTTGGATAGGGAACGAGCGATTAAGAATATTACTGATGTTCTCGATGATGACATTGAGGCGAAAATCATTCCGTTCAATCCGAAAAAAGAAGACGTGGGTTAG
- a CDS encoding pentapeptide repeat-containing protein gives MPSNEKFEQQNFILKDGESYEDCDFHSIDFSEFSLKNCLFVDCTFLQCNLANIEPTSGSIRNCVFKNSNLIGINWCVLKNFSRPRFESCKLNYSVFQNLRLDNSVFIECSLVEVDFTGCDLSKSDFSHSNFAGANLNGANLTGSDFRSSKDYVFDIRTTKIKGSKFSFPYVASLITALGAEVDM, from the coding sequence ATGCCAAGTAATGAAAAGTTTGAACAGCAAAACTTTATTTTAAAAGACGGAGAATCTTACGAAGACTGTGATTTTCACTCCATCGATTTTTCAGAGTTTTCATTAAAAAACTGTCTGTTTGTTGATTGCACTTTTCTTCAATGCAACTTGGCGAACATAGAACCTACATCTGGCTCGATTCGTAATTGTGTTTTTAAGAATTCAAACTTGATTGGAATTAATTGGTGCGTACTTAAGAATTTTAGCCGTCCACGATTTGAGTCGTGTAAGTTAAACTATTCTGTGTTTCAAAATCTTAGACTGGATAATAGTGTTTTCATTGAGTGCAGTCTCGTGGAAGTTGATTTTACTGGATGCGATTTAAGTAAATCAGACTTTTCTCATTCAAATTTTGCAGGTGCAAATCTAAATGGAGCCAATTTGACTGGCTCTGATTTTCGGTCAAGCAAAGACTATGTTTTCGATATTCGCACGACAAAAATTAAGGGTTCAAAATTCTCATTTCCGTATGTGGCGTCACTTATTACCGCCCTCGGTGCAGAAGTAGATATGTGA
- a CDS encoding GyrI-like domain-containing protein, with translation MNIEPKIEIIKEKKLVGNRHSISVARYEVGPLWKVFSPRRKEIENTVSNDLISMSIYNAEYFLKFDPTTFFEKWATAEVTNFDKVPSGMETFILPGGLYAIFSYKGSSTDLRIFDYIFKTWLPQSEYQLDDRPHFEILGAKYRNNDPNSEEEIFIPVKKR, from the coding sequence ATGAATATAGAGCCAAAGATTGAAATTATTAAAGAAAAAAAGTTAGTTGGAAACCGTCATTCCATCAGCGTTGCTCGATACGAGGTCGGGCCTCTTTGGAAAGTATTTTCTCCAAGGCGAAAAGAAATAGAAAACACTGTTTCTAACGATTTGATTTCCATGTCTATCTATAATGCAGAATACTTTTTGAAGTTTGACCCAACAACATTTTTTGAAAAATGGGCGACTGCTGAAGTTACAAACTTTGACAAAGTACCAAGCGGGATGGAGACATTCATTTTGCCAGGTGGTCTCTATGCGATTTTTTCCTATAAGGGTTCAAGTACAGACCTTCGAATTTTTGACTACATTTTTAAGACTTGGTTGCCCCAGTCTGAGTATCAACTGGACGACAGACCTCATTTTGAAATCTTGGGTGCCAAATACAGAAACAATGATCCAAATAGCGAAGAAGAAATTTTTATCCCCGTAAAGAAAAGATAG
- a CDS encoding ATP-binding protein, which produces MDTLLSIVMAVIAGLVFLALALWLYTSNKKNRKIKDALFQLGMGYKRFNTDGVNQTPQEIDFKNRKKELTFKKFNYGFSTLDFYKKQQAIEELFGVEIVDFERVNQFKVIGRKADFKSPVTKEPKERTDVLIGFDGIKKHSFDENRSAFIFAPSGTGKTHFLKNGPIKQLKKMGAKIHIITSKKSDFENAYSYHNPKDLEHFKQILKDTEEERLQWEEIGFRNKKHIVFVFDEVQEANDDKEITSVIKSWVRVGRSQNIWVILASQSGTVASLRNIEVNLIPIKIAVRYTESVAFAETIFTPELAFKSHHIKQPMGYGYIKTSSYVGGKVRFYYEP; this is translated from the coding sequence ATGGACACATTACTTTCAATAGTGATGGCTGTAATAGCGGGGCTAGTTTTTCTAGCCCTTGCCCTATGGCTATACACTTCAAATAAAAAAAATCGAAAAATCAAAGACGCTCTTTTTCAGTTAGGAATGGGCTATAAGCGGTTCAACACTGACGGAGTTAATCAAACGCCTCAAGAGATAGATTTTAAAAATAGAAAAAAAGAATTAACTTTTAAAAAGTTCAATTATGGATTTTCCACGCTGGATTTTTACAAAAAACAGCAAGCCATCGAGGAATTATTCGGCGTTGAGATTGTTGATTTTGAACGGGTCAATCAATTCAAAGTCATTGGAAGAAAAGCCGATTTTAAAAGCCCCGTCACCAAAGAACCAAAAGAAAGAACCGATGTCCTTATTGGTTTTGATGGTATCAAAAAACATTCTTTTGATGAAAACAGAAGTGCATTCATTTTTGCCCCGTCGGGAACAGGGAAAACACATTTTTTAAAAAACGGACCTATCAAGCAGTTGAAAAAGATGGGTGCTAAAATTCATATCATTACATCCAAAAAATCCGATTTTGAAAATGCTTACTCTTATCATAACCCGAAAGACCTAGAGCATTTTAAACAGATATTAAAAGACACCGAGGAGGAGCGACTTCAATGGGAAGAAATAGGATTTAGAAACAAAAAACACATCGTTTTTGTTTTTGATGAAGTTCAAGAGGCAAATGACGATAAAGAAATAACCAGCGTAATTAAATCTTGGGTGAGAGTCGGCAGAAGTCAAAACATCTGGGTCATCTTGGCGAGCCAATCGGGAACGGTCGCCTCTTTAAGAAACATCGAGGTCAATCTTATCCCGATAAAAATTGCCGTGAGATACACGGAGTCTGTGGCGTTTGCCGAAACGATTTTTACGCCTGAACTTGCCTTTAAAAGTCATCACATCAAGCAACCGATGGGATACGGCTACATCAAGACCTCAAGTTATGTCGGCGGCAAAGTGAGGTTCTACTATGAGCCGTAA
- a CDS encoding HAD-IA family hydrolase: MKFKFILSDLDGVIRHYPLERNSKIEKKYNLPEGSILKTAFEKENLNKAVCGKLSDEEWRQTIETALAKLCDSKTAKLAMEEWNDFSGIVDQEYLDFVRDKFTDVPVVILTNGTTRLKSDLTKLGIENYFFRIFNSADVGYCKPDKKIFEHILAELKCKPNEILFVDDSLSHVESAGTLGLKTHHYKSLSDFKSAFV; this comes from the coding sequence ATGAAATTCAAATTTATTCTTTCAGATTTGGATGGAGTGATTCGCCATTATCCACTCGAACGAAATTCGAAAATCGAAAAGAAATATAATTTGCCAGAAGGATCTATTTTGAAGACCGCGTTTGAAAAGGAAAACCTCAACAAAGCTGTCTGCGGAAAATTGAGTGATGAAGAGTGGCGACAAACTATCGAAACTGCTCTCGCGAAGCTATGCGATTCAAAAACGGCAAAACTCGCTATGGAAGAATGGAATGATTTTTCTGGAATCGTTGATCAGGAATATTTGGATTTTGTAAGAGACAAATTTACTGATGTTCCAGTCGTAATTCTTACTAATGGCACAACGCGATTAAAGAGTGACTTAACTAAGCTTGGAATCGAAAACTATTTTTTTAGAATCTTTAATTCCGCTGATGTAGGCTATTGCAAGCCGGACAAGAAAATCTTTGAACATATTTTGGCAGAGTTGAAATGTAAGCCGAACGAAATTTTGTTCGTTGACGATTCACTCTCACATGTTGAGTCCGCTGGTACGCTCGGACTTAAAACTCACCATTACAAATCGCTGAGTGATTTCAAATCTGCATTCGTCTAA
- the mads1 gene encoding methylation-associated defense system helix-turn-helix domain-containing protein MAD1, whose protein sequence is METIVNLEITDRWLSVQEIAQYLGISKETVYRWLENKKIPAHKIGKQWKFKVQEVDQWIFTGEAEDKL, encoded by the coding sequence ATGGAGACGATCGTGAATTTAGAAATCACGGATAGATGGCTATCTGTCCAAGAGATAGCGCAGTATTTAGGAATTTCAAAAGAGACAGTTTATCGTTGGCTAGAAAATAAGAAAATCCCAGCCCATAAAATTGGAAAACAGTGGAAGTTTAAAGTCCAAGAGGTCGATCAGTGGATTTTTACTGGTGAGGCTGAGGATAAACTATGA